From a region of the Candidatus Brocadia sp. genome:
- a CDS encoding cache domain-containing protein, with the protein MKPVLKILIASGIAIFTFLVIMGPLTYSTLVPSIRNEFANHLVSVREIKKLQIQNFFQKKYGDIHVLSKNPIVVQSLPRFSNAFKSGGFDDAEYKQVDTYYGPLLEHFLRQYGYNNIFFVDTDGNVVFGVKRDEYIGTNLYSGDYSSFTIGEVFKEGLSNVKFSDLAWCEETKDFIFMGASPVYDITNKLLGVVICETPYSAIDSFLSQTDGLGETGEIYIVGDDYFMRSKSRFLTQNTILKLEINTQGVQEALRGNTDVKIVKDYRNIPVLSAYTPLDNLRDVNWVLLVKIDVKEAYHPILAVKTDLIIIGAVIGSITGIYIYFTVRRRAKSIPLTPS; encoded by the coding sequence TTGAAACCTGTCCTTAAAATACTCATAGCGTCGGGGATTGCAATCTTTACCTTTTTAGTTATTATGGGACCCCTGACATACAGTACCCTTGTTCCCTCAATTCGAAATGAGTTCGCAAACCATTTGGTTTCCGTCCGTGAAATTAAAAAATTACAGATTCAAAATTTTTTCCAAAAAAAATATGGAGATATCCATGTCCTCTCAAAAAATCCCATCGTTGTTCAAAGTCTCCCCCGATTTTCAAACGCCTTTAAATCCGGTGGCTTCGATGACGCCGAGTACAAACAAGTGGACACCTATTACGGCCCCCTGCTTGAACATTTTCTCAGGCAATACGGATATAATAACATATTCTTTGTAGATACGGACGGGAATGTGGTCTTCGGCGTCAAAAGAGATGAATATATCGGAACGAACCTCTATAGCGGCGATTACAGTTCATTTACCATTGGTGAGGTATTCAAAGAGGGCTTAAGCAACGTAAAATTCTCTGATTTAGCGTGGTGCGAAGAGACAAAAGACTTCATATTCATGGGGGCCTCACCGGTATATGATATTACCAACAAGCTTTTAGGTGTTGTTATTTGCGAGACTCCTTACTCTGCTATCGACTCATTCTTATCCCAGACAGATGGACTGGGGGAGACCGGTGAGATTTACATCGTGGGCGATGACTATTTTATGCGCTCGAAATCGAGGTTTTTGACCCAAAATACCATCCTGAAACTCGAAATCAATACCCAGGGTGTGCAGGAGGCTCTGCGTGGAAACACCGATGTGAAGATAGTAAAGGATTATCGAAATATCCCGGTACTCAGCGCCTATACGCCACTCGACAATCTGAGAGATGTCAACTGGGTGCTCCTGGTAAAGATTGATGTGAAAGAGGCATATCACCCCATCCTCGCCGTTAAGACCGATTTGATAATTATTGGCGCTGTCATCGGAAGCATTACGGGCATCTACATCTATTTTACCGTCAGAAGACGTGCAAAAAGTATCCCTTTAACGCCGTCATAG
- a CDS encoding DUF2384 domain-containing protein, with translation MDLVELSNRGVTKDALMSLAKYFSFSVNQMAQILPVTERTIKRYTPGKLFNRNVSEQILQIAEVATKVSEVFEDRDKFLAWMNHPNKALTGKTPMSLLISKFRTDMVLDELGRIEHGVFS, from the coding sequence ATGGATCTGGTTGAATTAAGCAATCGGGGAGTTACGAAGGATGCTCTCATGTCCTTGGCAAAATACTTTTCTTTTTCAGTCAACCAGATGGCTCAGATCCTGCCTGTAACTGAGCGCACAATCAAACGATATACTCCAGGAAAACTCTTTAATCGCAATGTTTCAGAGCAGATACTGCAAATTGCCGAAGTTGCCACCAAAGTCTCTGAAGTATTTGAGGACAGAGACAAGTTTCTTGCGTGGATGAATCATCCCAATAAAGCACTAACTGGCAAAACCCCAATGAGTTTGCTGATCTCGAAATTTAGAACGGATATGGTTTTAGATGAACTTGGACGGATAGAACATGGTGTTTTTTCTTAA
- the rnk gene encoding nucleoside diphosphate kinase regulator, producing MKNRRIFITAFDKKRLDELIAVAREFGEHAREDLDDLAAELDRASIVEPKKIPANVVTMNSKVLLHDLDTSDEETYALVFPNEADASSGAISVLAPIGTAILGYREGDVVEWPVPSGVRRIRIVNVIYQPEAAGHFDR from the coding sequence ATGAAAAATAGACGGATATTCATCACTGCGTTCGACAAGAAACGGCTTGATGAGCTTATTGCAGTCGCCCGCGAGTTTGGTGAGCATGCCCGAGAAGATCTTGACGATCTGGCCGCTGAGTTGGATCGGGCAAGTATCGTCGAGCCAAAGAAGATTCCCGCGAATGTCGTCACGATGAACTCGAAGGTTCTTCTTCACGATCTCGACACTTCGGACGAGGAGACGTATGCGCTGGTCTTCCCCAACGAAGCAGATGCCAGTTCAGGCGCAATCTCCGTGCTTGCACCTATCGGGACGGCTATTCTTGGTTATCGGGAAGGGGATGTGGTTGAATGGCCCGTCCCTTCGGGGGTAAGGCGAATCAGGATTGTGAATGTTATCTACCAACCCGAGGCTGCGGGTCATTTCGACCGATAG
- a CDS encoding DUF5666 domain-containing protein, whose translation MKNYFKVLIVSLFLVLCLSSAFADDLEGRIESINQSEKSFVVQGIKFFVTQSTDYDDGLKGFADLKEGQKVEVDFEYRDGKYFATEIELED comes from the coding sequence ATGAAAAACTATTTCAAAGTGTTGATTGTGAGCTTATTTCTTGTCCTATGTTTGAGTTCCGCGTTTGCGGATGACCTGGAGGGCCGGATAGAATCAATCAATCAAAGTGAAAAGTCTTTTGTTGTTCAGGGGATTAAATTTTTTGTGACACAGTCTACTGACTATGACGATGGTTTGAAGGGGTTTGCTGATCTGAAAGAGGGTCAAAAGGTTGAGGTTGACTTTGAGTACCGCGACGGCAAGTACTTTGCCACGGAAATTGAACTCGAAGATTAA
- a CDS encoding nitrate/sulfonate/bicarbonate ABC transporter ATP-binding protein yields the protein MAVNHTNNALLELRHVQQIYTSGRRRFIAVQEVNLTISEGEFVALIGPSGCGKSTLLRIITGLQKPSEGQVLYRGQLLKSVNPHATIVFQTFALFPWLTVFENVALALKARGIPSNIRTPRALDLIDRVGLDGFETAYPRELSGGMRQKVGFARAMAVEPELLCLDEPFSALDVLSAESLRGELMELWTSGSIPTKAILMVSHNIEEAVFMADRIVVMDKEPGRIIAEVKIALRRPRQRKSNEFQKVVDEVYSMLAGQTEAEAIELGTAPGEQGRTRALPKVNISDLAGLLEQLSELPGNRFDIYRLPDELGVDSYHVLSLTEAAEILGFATVEKGDISLTALGETFAEAGIQARKEIFATRIRRLPLMRWLTTMLTNSENHALDWDIIHTALELEFPEDEAEKQLDNLINWGRYAELISYNDDKALIYLETQPQPN from the coding sequence ATGGCAGTCAACCACACTAACAACGCATTGCTCGAATTGCGTCATGTCCAGCAAATTTACACTAGCGGACGGCGCCGATTCATCGCCGTGCAGGAGGTTAACTTAACTATCTCCGAAGGAGAATTCGTGGCATTGATCGGACCGTCAGGCTGTGGCAAAAGCACGTTATTGCGAATTATCACGGGTTTGCAAAAACCCTCCGAAGGCCAAGTGCTATATCGTGGCCAGTTATTAAAGAGCGTCAATCCACACGCGACGATTGTTTTTCAAACGTTCGCCTTGTTTCCCTGGCTGACCGTATTTGAAAATGTGGCTTTGGCATTAAAGGCGCGCGGTATTCCTTCCAATATTCGCACTCCTCGCGCGCTGGATTTGATTGACCGCGTAGGTTTGGATGGTTTTGAAACTGCTTATCCGCGGGAATTGTCGGGTGGCATGCGTCAAAAGGTGGGCTTTGCGCGCGCAATGGCGGTGGAACCTGAATTGCTTTGCCTTGATGAACCATTCTCCGCATTGGATGTTTTGAGCGCCGAATCCCTGCGCGGTGAACTGATGGAATTATGGACAAGCGGCAGCATCCCCACCAAGGCCATTTTGATGGTTAGCCATAATATCGAAGAAGCCGTATTTATGGCTGACCGCATTGTGGTTATGGATAAAGAGCCAGGTCGAATCATTGCCGAAGTGAAGATAGCGTTGAGGCGTCCGCGTCAGCGCAAATCGAATGAGTTTCAAAAAGTTGTTGATGAAGTGTACAGTATGCTGGCGGGGCAAACGGAAGCCGAAGCCATTGAATTGGGAACTGCCCCAGGTGAACAAGGTCGCACGCGTGCACTGCCAAAAGTGAATATCTCAGACCTGGCCGGTCTGCTGGAGCAACTATCCGAACTGCCGGGTAACCGCTTTGATATCTACCGCCTGCCGGATGAATTAGGCGTTGACTCGTATCACGTCCTAAGTCTTACCGAAGCCGCTGAAATATTGGGATTTGCTACAGTTGAAAAAGGTGACATTAGCCTGACCGCGCTTGGAGAAACCTTTGCCGAAGCCGGTATTCAGGCGCGCAAGGAGATATTTGCCACGCGCATTCGTCGTCTTCCCTTGATGCGTTGGCTTACAACTATGCTAACCAATTCGGAAAATCACGCTTTGGATTGGGATATAATTCATACCGCTTTGGAGTTGGAATTCCCTGAAGATGAAGCCGAGAAACAGTTGGATAATCTCATCAACTGGGGACGGTATGCGGAATTGATTTCATACAACGACGACAAAGCGCTTATTTATCTTGAAACGCAGCCACAACCAAACTAA
- a CDS encoding ABC transporter permease subunit, which yields MGLLQNILPPKERLERPFTWGDVIVILFMAMLLYGGVRLAFVSPSIIKGPRISLDPSALPWYTLFSVGRMLGAYILSLLFTLTYGRVAAYNRRAESILMPLLDVLQSVPILSFLPIVLLGLSAILPQRIATESAAVVLIFTSQAWNMTFGWYQSLTTIPKELREASAIFRLNTWLRFKRLELPFGMIGLIWNSVMSWAGGWFFLMASEIFTVGSKDFRLPGLGAYLQEAANQGDFRAIAFGLTALIVTIMALDQFVWRPLLAWSDRFKVEMVESDRPPTSWFYDLVHTSRLFLWIRSAFASLGEQFDHWAIRHAPVKSNLEDESPKRNWRRSAFSVCIAGLLLYVGYRAMVMLISVPQSQWRHIGIGVLATFLRVGVSLVIALAWTIPVGVAIGTNRHVASVLQPIVQVTAAVPATAIFPIILLFFINVTGGLNIAAVFLMLMGTQWYLLFNVIAGASAIPQDLKYTSALLQLSRWGTWRTLILPALFPFIITGAITASGGAWNASIVAEFVHFGGQTFFATGIGALISQATAKGDYSLLLASTLSMILTVVLVNRLFWRRLYKIAEKKYRME from the coding sequence ATGGGATTGCTTCAAAATATCCTGCCGCCCAAAGAACGACTGGAACGTCCCTTTACATGGGGAGATGTAATTGTAATTCTATTCATGGCGATGCTTCTTTATGGGGGCGTACGGCTTGCGTTCGTTTCTCCATCCATCATTAAAGGCCCGCGAATATCACTCGACCCTTCTGCCTTGCCCTGGTATACGTTGTTTTCGGTCGGGCGAATGCTTGGGGCTTATATCCTCTCATTGCTCTTCACGCTTACGTATGGGCGTGTTGCGGCTTATAACCGTCGCGCCGAATCCATCCTTATGCCTCTGCTGGATGTGCTGCAGAGTGTGCCAATCCTTTCCTTTCTGCCGATTGTCCTGTTGGGATTAAGCGCCATCTTGCCCCAACGCATTGCGACAGAGTCAGCAGCTGTTGTGTTGATATTCACCAGTCAGGCATGGAATATGACTTTTGGTTGGTATCAATCGCTGACTACAATTCCAAAAGAGTTGCGCGAAGCAAGTGCTATCTTTCGCCTGAATACATGGCTGCGCTTCAAACGTCTGGAATTGCCGTTTGGGATGATTGGACTCATCTGGAATAGCGTAATGTCATGGGCGGGCGGCTGGTTCTTTTTGATGGCATCAGAAATTTTCACCGTCGGGTCAAAAGATTTCCGCCTGCCCGGGTTGGGTGCGTATCTGCAAGAGGCCGCCAATCAAGGCGATTTCCGCGCCATTGCTTTTGGTCTAACTGCCTTGATTGTTACCATTATGGCGCTCGACCAATTTGTATGGCGTCCGCTTCTGGCCTGGTCTGACCGATTCAAAGTCGAAATGGTCGAAAGCGACCGGCCGCCAACCTCATGGTTTTACGATTTAGTCCATACCTCCCGCTTGTTTCTGTGGATACGTTCGGCCTTTGCCAGCTTAGGCGAACAGTTTGATCATTGGGCTATTCGTCACGCGCCGGTAAAGTCGAATTTGGAAGATGAATCACCCAAGCGCAATTGGAGGCGAAGCGCCTTTTCCGTGTGTATCGCCGGTCTTTTGCTTTATGTTGGTTACCGCGCGATGGTGATGTTGATTTCTGTTCCACAAAGCCAATGGAGACATATCGGAATCGGTGTACTCGCAACTTTTCTACGCGTAGGCGTCTCTTTGGTTATTGCTTTAGCATGGACAATTCCCGTCGGCGTCGCCATTGGAACGAATCGCCACGTTGCTTCAGTGCTCCAGCCGATTGTCCAAGTGACTGCCGCTGTGCCTGCCACGGCCATCTTTCCCATCATCTTGCTGTTCTTTATCAATGTTACCGGCGGACTAAATATAGCCGCCGTCTTTCTGATGCTGATGGGAACGCAATGGTATTTGCTTTTCAACGTCATTGCGGGAGCGAGTGCAATTCCGCAAGACCTCAAGTACACTTCTGCTTTACTGCAGCTCTCGCGTTGGGGAACGTGGCGCACGCTTATTTTGCCTGCATTGTTCCCTTTCATCATCACCGGCGCAATCACCGCCAGCGGCGGCGCGTGGAACGCCAGCATTGTGGCAGAATTTGTGCACTTTGGCGGGCAGACGTTCTTCGCTACCGGCATCGGTGCGCTCATCTCGCAGGCAACCGCAAAGGGCGATTATTCTCTGCTTTTGGCTTCCACCCTCAGCATGATTTTAACCGTTGTGCTGGTCAATCGTTTGTTCTGGCGACGATTATATAAAATCGCCGAAAAAAAATACCGAATGGAGTAA
- the guaA gene encoding glutamine-hydrolyzing GMP synthase, which translates to MTEDKKEKILILDFGSQYAQLIARRVRENNVYSEIVSHKITVAEIKKNKPRGIILSGGPASVYVKNAPRCEEEIAAMGIPILGICYGMQLGCQMLGATVKPTATREYGRTACTVNHESKLFKTMAKETTVWMSHGDQVVELSADFESLAFTQSCPYAAVKHKKKTFYGVQFHPEVTHTPQGGQIIRNFLYEICGCAGDWEMHSYIEHALPDIRRQVGEGRVVCGLSGGVDSAVTAALIYKAIGNHLSCIFVDNGLLRNNEAEEVVKTFKENFTVDLHAIDARERFLDKLKGVTDPEKKRKIIGHEFIEVFKEEAKKISQAKFLAQGTLYPDVIESIPAHGGPTVVIKSHHNVGGLPAELGFELIEPLRFLFKDEVRKIGEELGLPEELVWRHPFPGPGLAIRIIGEVTKPRLEILRNADRIVIGEIHKAGLYRSIAQCFAVLLPLSTVGVMGDERSYENVIAVRAVETTDFMTADWCRIPHEVMGIISSRIINEIKGVNRVVYDISTKPPSTIEWE; encoded by the coding sequence ATGACAGAAGATAAGAAGGAAAAGATTTTGATCCTCGATTTCGGCTCTCAGTATGCCCAGTTAATTGCACGCCGGGTACGAGAGAATAACGTCTACAGTGAAATCGTCTCACACAAAATTACCGTGGCTGAGATAAAAAAGAACAAGCCCAGGGGGATTATCCTCAGCGGCGGGCCGGCCAGCGTCTATGTAAAAAATGCCCCCCGGTGTGAAGAAGAAATAGCGGCCATGGGAATACCCATTTTGGGCATCTGCTACGGGATGCAACTGGGATGTCAGATGCTGGGCGCCACGGTGAAACCCACCGCTACCCGCGAATACGGAAGAACGGCCTGTACCGTCAACCACGAAAGCAAGCTCTTCAAAACCATGGCCAAAGAGACCACTGTCTGGATGAGCCATGGCGATCAGGTGGTTGAATTGTCCGCGGACTTCGAGTCGCTTGCATTCACCCAAAGCTGTCCTTATGCCGCAGTAAAACATAAAAAGAAGACATTCTATGGGGTACAATTCCATCCCGAAGTTACGCACACGCCACAGGGCGGCCAGATCATTCGGAATTTTTTGTATGAAATCTGTGGTTGTGCCGGCGACTGGGAGATGCATTCATATATAGAACATGCCTTGCCCGACATCCGCCGGCAGGTCGGGGAAGGAAGGGTGGTATGCGGGCTCTCCGGCGGGGTCGATTCAGCAGTGACGGCAGCCCTCATCTATAAGGCCATAGGCAATCACCTGTCCTGTATCTTTGTTGATAACGGTCTTTTAAGGAACAATGAGGCCGAAGAGGTTGTTAAAACGTTTAAAGAGAATTTTACGGTAGATCTGCATGCCATTGATGCGCGGGAGCGGTTTCTTGATAAATTGAAAGGCGTAACCGATCCGGAAAAAAAACGCAAGATCATTGGTCACGAATTTATCGAAGTTTTCAAGGAAGAGGCAAAGAAGATATCCCAGGCAAAATTCCTGGCACAGGGCACGCTCTATCCTGATGTCATTGAGAGCATCCCCGCACACGGGGGCCCGACCGTAGTTATTAAGAGTCATCACAACGTGGGGGGACTACCGGCAGAGTTAGGCTTTGAATTAATTGAACCCCTGCGGTTTTTATTTAAGGATGAGGTGCGAAAGATCGGGGAAGAACTCGGATTACCGGAAGAGCTGGTCTGGCGTCATCCCTTTCCCGGCCCGGGACTCGCCATCCGGATTATTGGCGAGGTGACCAAGCCCCGTTTGGAAATCCTTCGCAATGCCGACCGGATTGTTATCGGAGAAATCCACAAGGCAGGGCTCTATCGTTCCATTGCCCAGTGTTTTGCCGTACTCCTTCCCCTCAGCACGGTGGGGGTCATGGGAGACGAAAGGAGCTATGAAAACGTTATCGCCGTCCGCGCCGTGGAGACAACCGATTTTATGACCGCGGACTGGTGCCGCATCCCCCACGAGGTTATGGGCATTATTTCCAGCCGGATTATTAACGAGATCAAGGGAGTTAATCGGGTCGTTTACGATATTAGCACAAAGCCGCCCAGCACGATCGAATGGGAATAG
- a CDS encoding DUF4145 domain-containing protein, producing the protein MKCPHCLESFHDFYEVIPVGNDANGDWGVISRKCPSCERVVLVLGSGKIGSIGGRHVLEYIRDERLIYPRAPSRAPLSKEVPEVFASEYREACTVLTDSPKASAALSRRCLQHLLRERAQVRPSNLADEIQQVIGDGTLPVYIAESIDDVRNIGNFATYPIKSERPGEIVDVEPGEADWNLDVLEALFNFYFVQPAIIKKKREILSLKLKEADKKGAKRG; encoded by the coding sequence ATGAAATGTCCGCATTGTTTAGAATCATTCCACGACTTTTATGAAGTAATACCCGTGGGCAACGATGCAAATGGCGATTGGGGCGTTATTAGCAGAAAATGCCCGTCCTGTGAACGGGTAGTATTGGTGTTGGGGAGCGGGAAAATCGGCAGCATCGGAGGACGCCACGTCCTTGAGTACATCAGGGATGAGCGTCTCATTTATCCCAGGGCGCCCAGTCGTGCGCCGCTCTCAAAGGAAGTCCCCGAGGTATTTGCAAGCGAGTATCGGGAGGCCTGTACCGTGCTGACAGACAGCCCAAAGGCAAGCGCGGCGCTGAGCCGCCGGTGTCTGCAGCACCTGCTGCGGGAAAGAGCGCAGGTTAGGCCGTCCAATCTTGCAGATGAAATTCAGCAAGTAATCGGTGACGGGACGTTGCCGGTATACATCGCAGAGTCGATTGATGACGTCCGGAATATTGGCAATTTTGCAACCTACCCGATCAAGAGCGAAAGGCCGGGCGAGATTGTAGACGTTGAGCCAGGCGAGGCCGACTGGAATCTCGATGTGCTGGAGGCGCTCTTTAATTTTTATTTTGTCCAGCCAGCAATCATAAAGAAGAAACGGGAAATCCTGAGTCTCAAACTGAAGGAAGCTGATAAAAAAGGAGCAAAGAGGGGTTAA
- the mqnC gene encoding dehypoxanthine futalosine cyclase has translation MDTISCEIEEIIEKSIHGKRLSPEEGIRLFSVKDITILGIAADEVCKRKHPENYRTYIIDRNINYTNICTSGCKFCAFYKTSEHRDGYVIPRDALFKKIEETLSLGGRQILMQGGLHPSLILDFYTDLLMSIKKEFAVHIHAFSPPEIVHFSKLQGIPVRDVIERLKDAGLDSIPGGGAEILVDRCRSLLSPNKCTAQEWLDVMREAHKLGMRTTATMMFGHIETIEERIEHLEKIRGVQDETGGFTAFIAWTFQPRNTQLDPFLSSQYQDMGLIGSYDYLKTLAVARLYLDNISNIQASWVTQGAKIAQLSLKCGANDMGSTMIEENVVRAAGVSYQMGKDEIEFLINDLGYTARQRDLYYRVF, from the coding sequence ATGGATACGATATCCTGTGAGATCGAAGAAATCATCGAAAAATCGATTCATGGCAAGAGACTCTCTCCGGAGGAGGGTATAAGGCTCTTTTCGGTCAAGGACATTACCATTCTTGGGATAGCGGCGGATGAAGTTTGTAAGAGGAAGCATCCGGAAAATTACCGTACGTACATCATCGACCGAAATATAAATTACACCAATATCTGTACGTCGGGTTGTAAATTCTGCGCCTTTTATAAGACGTCAGAACACCGTGACGGCTACGTCATTCCCCGGGATGCCTTGTTTAAAAAGATTGAAGAAACCTTGTCCCTGGGAGGGCGGCAAATCCTCATGCAGGGCGGGCTGCATCCGTCGTTAATCCTGGATTTTTACACGGACCTTCTGATGTCCATAAAGAAGGAATTTGCCGTCCATATCCATGCCTTTTCTCCGCCGGAGATTGTGCATTTCTCGAAATTGCAGGGTATTCCTGTTCGTGACGTCATAGAAAGGCTTAAGGACGCCGGACTCGACTCGATTCCTGGCGGTGGCGCTGAAATCCTGGTCGACCGGTGCCGCAGTCTTCTGAGTCCAAACAAGTGCACGGCGCAGGAATGGCTTGACGTCATGCGCGAGGCGCATAAGCTTGGCATGCGCACCACGGCAACCATGATGTTTGGGCACATCGAAACCATAGAAGAACGCATCGAACACCTCGAAAAGATCCGAGGCGTCCAGGATGAAACGGGCGGTTTCACTGCCTTTATTGCCTGGACATTCCAGCCGAGGAATACCCAGTTGGATCCTTTCCTCTCTTCGCAATATCAGGACATGGGACTCATCGGGAGTTATGATTACCTGAAAACCCTTGCCGTAGCGCGTCTCTACCTGGACAATATTTCCAACATTCAGGCATCGTGGGTAACCCAGGGGGCTAAAATTGCGCAGCTCTCTTTGAAATGTGGCGCCAACGACATGGGCAGCACCATGATTGAAGAAAATGTCGTTCGGGCGGCCGGAGTCAGCTATCAGATGGGCAAAGATGAAATTGAATTCCTTATCAACGACCTTGGATACACGGCAAGACAGCGGGATCTGTACTATCGGGTATTTTAA
- a CDS encoding menaquinone biosynthesis protein codes for MAKKIRIGVVPYMNAKPLIYRLNQHPGSIELSFEVPSLLPAMLKQDQIDAAIIPSIEYFRSGRYAIIPDICISSYEAVESVKIFSRVPIQQIRTAALDKSSLTSCALTKIILHERYHLSPQYTQWDKHDDISQADADAVLVIGDNAMKVSDNGYFTVDLGQAWYEYTGLPFVYAVWVVKKDSRIPGINKLLKDAKEGGMQAVQDLAAIESRRLQLTPERCLRYLTNSIRYNLGAEEIQGLQAFYRYAAALGLAPGGAEIVFNDT; via the coding sequence ATGGCAAAAAAAATCAGAATTGGCGTTGTTCCCTACATGAACGCCAAACCATTGATTTACAGGTTAAATCAACACCCGGGTTCGATTGAGTTATCGTTCGAAGTGCCTTCCCTCCTGCCAGCCATGCTGAAGCAGGATCAGATCGATGCGGCCATTATCCCCTCCATTGAGTATTTCAGAAGCGGCAGGTATGCCATCATCCCTGACATTTGCATCTCCTCGTATGAAGCCGTTGAGAGCGTAAAGATATTTTCCCGGGTGCCGATTCAGCAGATACGCACCGCGGCGCTGGACAAAAGTTCCTTAACCTCCTGTGCACTCACGAAAATTATCCTGCATGAAAGATACCACCTGTCACCTCAGTATACCCAATGGGATAAGCACGATGATATTTCACAGGCAGATGCAGACGCCGTCCTCGTTATTGGCGATAATGCCATGAAGGTCTCTGACAACGGATACTTCACGGTGGATTTGGGCCAGGCTTGGTATGAATATACCGGCCTTCCCTTTGTCTATGCCGTATGGGTTGTAAAGAAGGATAGCCGGATACCGGGCATAAACAAGTTGTTGAAAGATGCGAAGGAAGGGGGGATGCAGGCTGTTCAGGATCTGGCAGCCATTGAATCCCGGCGTCTTCAGCTAACGCCGGAGAGATGTTTGCGCTATCTTACCAACTCGATTCGGTATAATCTGGGCGCAGAAGAGATACAAGGGCTTCAGGCATTTTACCGGTATGCGGCGGCTCTGGGACTCGCGCCCGGAGGGGCGGAGATTGTTTTTAACGATACCTGA
- a CDS encoding heme-binding protein — translation MKYFKGTIYGFPASLLLAAVLLPGVLANSLPSHTELREALKTVVKEENGGFGFQMWATVVDRDGAVKAVAFSGKDRGDQWPGSRVISAQKANTANAFSLPGFALSTANLFSAVQPGGSLFGLQESNPVSPEIAYQGPSEKIGTEKDPMVGHKIGGINVFGGGLALYNNEGRLLGALGVSGDSSCADHNIAWKIRHRLQLDYVPAGVSPTKDDNIVYDINAGVSASGWGHPQCSPEAARIAQELPKTHPVRKK, via the coding sequence ATGAAGTATTTTAAGGGAACTATCTATGGATTTCCTGCGTCACTGCTGCTTGCCGCCGTATTGCTGCCAGGCGTTTTGGCGAATAGTTTACCGTCGCATACCGAGCTCAGGGAAGCCTTAAAGACGGTGGTAAAAGAGGAGAATGGCGGCTTTGGTTTTCAGATGTGGGCAACGGTGGTAGACCGCGACGGCGCCGTGAAAGCAGTGGCATTTTCCGGAAAGGACCGGGGAGACCAGTGGCCAGGCAGCCGGGTTATTTCAGCCCAAAAGGCCAACACCGCAAATGCGTTTAGCCTGCCGGGGTTTGCACTGTCAACCGCAAACCTCTTTTCGGCGGTGCAACCGGGCGGGAGCCTCTTTGGGCTGCAGGAGAGCAATCCTGTTTCTCCGGAAATCGCATATCAGGGTCCATCAGAAAAGATTGGCACGGAAAAAGACCCCATGGTAGGCCATAAGATAGGCGGAATTAATGTCTTTGGCGGCGGGCTGGCGCTCTACAACAACGAGGGACGGCTGCTTGGAGCGCTGGGGGTGAGCGGCGACAGCTCGTGCGCAGACCACAATATCGCATGGAAGATACGACACCGGTTGCAACTGGATTACGTTCCTGCCGGCGTTAGCCCAACAAAGGACGATAACATTGTCTATGATATAAACGCTGGCGTGAGCGCCAGTGGCTGGGGACATCCGCAATGCTCCCCGGAGGCGGCCCGCATTGCGCAGGAGTTGCCTAAAACACATCCGGTAAGAAAGAAATAA